One stretch of Longimicrobium sp. DNA includes these proteins:
- a CDS encoding helix-turn-helix transcriptional regulator: MIPVILQTPAEVALTVAARARALRLARGWTQQELAERAGVAVDTLRRFERTGKIALERLLMIAKVLDATEPFGALFAPPPARTLAELERASGPGRVRARKPRRPT, from the coding sequence ATGATACCAGTTATTCTGCAGACCCCAGCCGAGGTCGCCCTGACGGTGGCCGCACGCGCTCGGGCACTCCGGCTGGCGCGCGGCTGGACGCAGCAGGAGTTGGCGGAGCGGGCCGGCGTGGCGGTAGACACGCTGCGCCGGTTCGAGCGCACGGGCAAGATCGCGCTCGAGCGCCTGCTGATGATCGCCAAGGTGCTCGACGCCACCGAGCCGTTCGGCGCGTTGTTCGCCCCGCCACCCGCGCGGACGCTCGCGGAGCTGGAGCGCGCGTCGGGTCCGGGGCGGGTACGTGCCCGCAAGCCGCGGAGGCCCACGTGA
- a CDS encoding PepSY-associated TM helix domain-containing protein — protein MRQFRNVIFWAHLLTAIPAALVVLVMSVTGVLLTYQRELTAWADIRGLNGSPPAAGAARLPADVLMQRVTAAEKGKPTTLRWHAGPERPVEVAFGREKTVFVNAYTGQVLSAGSRGVRGFFRTVVAWHRWLGAQGEGPARDRGKAVTGAANLMFLFLVVSGFYLWWPRNWNATALRNVLVFRRGLPGKARDFNWHNVIGFWSAVPLFLIVLSGVVISYRWAGDLVYRAVGEAPPPPTGGGASAGARGGKGDAPTLTGMEALRVRVERQVDGWRSITLQIPSEADKPVAFTIDRGDGGQPQKRASLSLSATGEVEKWEPFAASTRGRQVRSFLRFAHTGEVAGLAGQTVAGLVSLGAALLVWTGLSLSLRRFRAWRGRRRERPVPGPDSPGDSARPRGRTPRALIQVQEPETSA, from the coding sequence ATGCGGCAGTTTCGAAACGTGATCTTCTGGGCCCACCTGCTCACGGCCATCCCCGCCGCCCTCGTGGTGCTGGTGATGTCCGTCACGGGAGTGCTGCTGACCTACCAGCGGGAGCTGACTGCCTGGGCCGATATCCGCGGGCTGAACGGGTCGCCCCCGGCGGCGGGTGCCGCGCGCCTGCCGGCGGACGTGCTGATGCAGCGGGTCACGGCGGCGGAGAAGGGAAAGCCCACCACCCTGCGCTGGCACGCGGGCCCCGAGCGTCCCGTGGAGGTGGCGTTCGGCCGCGAGAAGACGGTCTTCGTGAACGCGTACACGGGGCAGGTGCTGAGCGCCGGCTCGCGCGGCGTCCGCGGCTTCTTCCGCACCGTCGTGGCGTGGCACCGCTGGCTGGGCGCGCAGGGCGAGGGGCCGGCGCGCGACCGTGGCAAGGCCGTGACGGGCGCCGCCAACCTCATGTTCCTCTTCCTCGTGGTCAGCGGCTTCTACCTCTGGTGGCCGCGCAACTGGAACGCGACCGCGCTGCGCAACGTGCTGGTGTTCCGGCGCGGGCTGCCGGGCAAGGCGCGCGACTTCAACTGGCACAACGTCATCGGGTTCTGGTCTGCCGTGCCGCTGTTCCTGATCGTCCTTTCCGGCGTGGTCATCTCGTACCGCTGGGCGGGCGACCTGGTGTACCGCGCCGTGGGCGAGGCGCCCCCGCCCCCCACGGGCGGCGGTGCGTCGGCTGGCGCCCGCGGCGGCAAAGGCGATGCCCCCACCCTGACGGGGATGGAGGCGCTGCGCGTCCGTGTCGAGCGGCAGGTGGACGGCTGGCGCAGCATCACCCTGCAGATCCCTTCGGAGGCCGATAAGCCCGTCGCGTTCACCATCGACCGCGGCGACGGCGGGCAGCCGCAGAAGCGTGCGAGCCTGTCGCTCTCCGCCACGGGCGAGGTGGAGAAGTGGGAGCCCTTCGCCGCGAGCACCCGGGGGCGCCAGGTGCGCAGCTTCCTTCGCTTCGCCCACACGGGCGAGGTGGCGGGGCTTGCGGGACAGACGGTGGCCGGGCTGGTGTCGCTGGGTGCCGCGCTGCTGGTGTGGACGGGCCTTTCCCTCTCGCTCCGCCGCTTCCGCGCCTGGCGCGGCCGCCGGCGCGAGCGCCCCGTGCCCGGCCCGGACTCGCCCGGAGACAGCGCCCGTCCCCGTGGGAGGACGCCCCGGGCGCTGATACAGGTGCAGGAGCCGGAAACATCCGCGTAG
- a CDS encoding type II toxin-antitoxin system HipA family toxin has product MTALEVRLADARDVRVGRLVPHGRVVAFEYEPAFLETGLQLSPLHLPLRPGVFEAPATPFSGLHGVFNDSLPDGWGLLLMDRAFRQRGITREAITAADRLSYLGRRGMGALTYHPETGPDDDGRAVDLAELAAQSERLLEGSGEEVLPELMRAGGSPGGARPKVVVAYRERDGSIVSGSDEVPEGCRAYIVKFGSREDPPDAGAIELAYAAMARAAGIDVPPARLFETRDGGRFFGAERFDRPDGERRHVHTLAGLLNADYRLPSLDYEGYLRTAWALTNSHGAVKAAFRRMVFNVLAHNRDDHAKNFAFLMQPDGTWELTPAYDLTFSGGPGGEHTMAVAGEGRAPGAREFEQVAARMSIPPRESKQIQDEVAAAVAEWPRFAGEAGVSRPWIKRIQERLKTISANTNAEVTPSKTVSRRGRRGK; this is encoded by the coding sequence GTGACCGCGCTGGAGGTGCGCCTGGCCGACGCCCGCGACGTACGCGTGGGCCGGCTGGTACCGCACGGCCGCGTTGTGGCGTTCGAGTACGAGCCCGCCTTCCTGGAAACCGGGCTCCAGCTTTCCCCGCTGCACCTGCCGTTGCGCCCGGGCGTCTTCGAGGCGCCGGCCACGCCGTTCTCCGGCCTTCACGGCGTCTTCAACGACTCGCTTCCTGACGGGTGGGGCCTGCTGCTGATGGACCGCGCTTTCCGCCAGCGCGGGATCACCCGCGAAGCCATCACCGCCGCCGACCGCCTGAGCTACCTGGGCCGCCGCGGGATGGGCGCGCTGACGTACCATCCCGAAACCGGCCCGGATGACGACGGCCGTGCGGTGGACCTGGCCGAGCTTGCCGCGCAGTCGGAGCGGCTGCTGGAGGGAAGCGGCGAAGAGGTGCTTCCCGAACTGATGCGCGCGGGCGGCTCGCCCGGCGGTGCGCGCCCCAAGGTGGTGGTCGCCTACCGCGAGCGCGACGGGTCCATCGTGTCGGGAAGTGACGAGGTGCCGGAAGGCTGCCGCGCGTACATCGTGAAGTTCGGCTCGCGCGAGGATCCGCCCGACGCCGGCGCCATCGAGCTCGCCTACGCCGCCATGGCGCGGGCCGCGGGCATCGACGTGCCGCCGGCTCGCCTGTTCGAAACGCGCGATGGAGGGCGGTTCTTCGGCGCCGAGCGTTTCGACCGGCCGGATGGCGAGCGGCGGCACGTCCATACGCTCGCCGGCCTGCTGAACGCCGACTACCGCCTCCCCAGTTTGGACTACGAGGGCTACCTGCGCACTGCGTGGGCGCTGACGAACAGCCACGGAGCCGTGAAGGCGGCGTTCCGGCGGATGGTGTTCAACGTGCTGGCCCACAACCGCGACGACCACGCGAAGAACTTCGCCTTCCTCATGCAGCCGGATGGAACGTGGGAGCTGACGCCGGCCTACGACCTCACCTTCAGCGGCGGACCGGGCGGGGAGCATACGATGGCGGTCGCGGGCGAAGGCCGCGCGCCGGGAGCCCGCGAGTTCGAGCAGGTCGCCGCCCGCATGAGCATCCCGCCGCGCGAATCGAAGCAGATCCAGGATGAAGTCGCGGCCGCGGTCGCGGAGTGGCCGCGCTTCGCGGGCGAGGCGGGAGTCAGTCGCCCGTGGATCAAACGCATCCAGGAGCGGCTGAAAACCATCAGCGCCAACACCAATGCTGAGGTGACTCCCTCCAAAACAGTTTCACGCAGAGGACGCAGAGGAAAATGA
- a CDS encoding amidohydrolase family protein gives MNRILLSAAALCFAAAPAAAQAIAIVGGDVYTADGTPIRGGTVVIQDGRITAVGANVAIPAGARRIDATGKWVTPGLIESSTTMGIGEVSSIAESNDAEIQDVTSRRDSDDQVQAAFTVTEGLNPRSMVIPIVRIMGVTTAITRPSGSLISGQGAMIDLAGNRVEDMTVVSPIGMYASLSENARGAVGGPRAAISMRLREVLEDARAYARNRQSFERGETREFSVSRLDMEALQPVLAGREPLVVEAHRASDIQLALRIAREYDLRLIITGGTEAWMVADELARARVPVLVKVLNNLPGSFESLGATYENAARLRRAGVQVALTSGETWRAYTIRQEAGNAVAYGLPWAEAFRAVTLYPAQIWGVADRYGSLEAGKVANVVVWSGDPFELLTRVEHVIIRGQEVQLVSRETQLRERYRTLDENVRTYRQP, from the coding sequence ATGAACCGCATTCTTCTCTCCGCGGCGGCGCTCTGCTTCGCCGCCGCCCCGGCCGCGGCACAGGCCATCGCCATCGTGGGCGGCGACGTGTACACGGCCGACGGAACGCCCATCCGCGGCGGCACCGTGGTCATCCAGGACGGGCGGATCACCGCCGTGGGCGCCAACGTCGCCATTCCCGCGGGCGCGCGCCGGATCGACGCCACGGGCAAGTGGGTGACGCCGGGGCTCATCGAGAGCAGCACCACCATGGGGATCGGCGAGGTCAGCTCCATCGCCGAGAGCAACGACGCGGAAATCCAGGACGTCACCTCGCGCCGCGACAGCGACGACCAGGTGCAGGCCGCCTTCACCGTGACCGAGGGACTGAACCCGCGGAGCATGGTGATTCCCATCGTGCGGATCATGGGCGTCACCACGGCGATCACGCGGCCGTCGGGAAGCCTGATCTCCGGGCAGGGCGCCATGATCGACCTGGCGGGCAACCGCGTGGAAGACATGACGGTAGTTTCGCCCATCGGAATGTACGCCAGCCTGAGCGAGAACGCCCGGGGTGCGGTGGGTGGGCCCCGCGCCGCCATCTCCATGCGGCTGCGCGAGGTGCTGGAAGATGCCCGGGCCTACGCGCGCAACCGCCAGAGCTTCGAGCGGGGCGAAACGCGCGAGTTCTCGGTGAGCCGCCTGGACATGGAGGCGCTGCAGCCGGTGCTCGCGGGGCGGGAGCCGCTGGTGGTGGAGGCGCACCGCGCCAGCGACATCCAGCTCGCGCTGCGCATTGCGCGCGAGTACGACCTGCGGCTGATCATCACGGGCGGCACCGAGGCGTGGATGGTGGCCGACGAGCTGGCGCGGGCGCGCGTGCCGGTGCTGGTGAAGGTGCTCAACAACCTTCCCGGGAGCTTCGAGTCGCTGGGCGCCACCTACGAGAACGCCGCGCGCCTGCGCCGGGCGGGAGTGCAGGTGGCGCTCACCAGCGGCGAAACGTGGCGGGCGTACACCATCCGCCAGGAGGCCGGGAACGCGGTGGCGTACGGCCTTCCGTGGGCGGAGGCGTTCCGTGCCGTGACTCTGTATCCGGCGCAGATCTGGGGCGTGGCGGACCGGTACGGCTCGCTGGAGGCGGGGAAGGTGGCGAACGTGGTCGTGTGGAGCGGCGACCCCTTCGAGCTTCTCACCCGCGTGGAGCACGTGATCATCCGCGGGCAGGAGGTGCAGCTGGTCAGCCGCGAGACGCAGCTGCGCGAACGGTACCGCACGCTCGACGAGAACGTAAGAACGTACCGGCAGCCGTGA
- a CDS encoding amidohydrolase, whose amino-acid sequence MKRVLSALALAALAGCARGTAARPAQGPAPDAAQRQSSDPFPSTYRPLASRPTLIRGGTVMTAAGQVIPNGEVLMVDGRIAAVGTALQAPAEAVVLDATGRFVTPGVIDTHSHLGVYASPGVQAHSDGNEATSPNTAEVWAEHSVWPHDPGFTRALEGGVTSMQILPGSANLFGGRSVTLKNVPSRTAQGMKFPGAPYGLKMACGENPKRVYGQRGGPATRMGNVAGFRSAWIRAQDYRRRMDAAGNGGGSSASGGNSGSGGGGGSAPTRDLELETLAGVLRGEILVHNHCYRGDEMAQMIDIAREFGYRIRSFHHGVEAYKVRDLMARDSISGSLWADWGGFKMEALDFTRANVAMLHQAGGIAIVHSDDPTGIQKLNQEAAKALEAGREMGIEISENDALRWITANAAWALGIHQQVGTLEAGKQADVVIWSHNPFSVYARADQVFIDGALLYDRMNPNRQPRTDFEVGLFPAEAVR is encoded by the coding sequence ATGAAGCGTGTGTTGTCGGCGCTCGCGCTGGCGGCCCTGGCCGGCTGCGCGCGAGGCACGGCCGCGCGCCCCGCGCAGGGGCCCGCGCCCGACGCGGCGCAGCGGCAGTCCAGTGATCCCTTCCCGTCCACCTACCGCCCCCTGGCCTCCCGGCCCACGCTGATCCGGGGCGGCACGGTGATGACGGCCGCCGGGCAGGTCATCCCCAACGGCGAAGTGCTGATGGTGGATGGGCGCATCGCCGCCGTGGGCACCGCCCTGCAGGCGCCGGCCGAGGCGGTGGTGCTGGACGCCACGGGCCGGTTCGTGACGCCCGGGGTCATCGATACCCACTCGCACCTGGGCGTGTACGCCAGCCCCGGCGTGCAGGCGCACAGCGACGGCAACGAGGCCACCAGCCCCAACACCGCCGAGGTGTGGGCCGAGCACTCGGTGTGGCCGCACGACCCCGGCTTCACCCGCGCGCTGGAGGGCGGCGTCACCTCCATGCAGATCCTTCCCGGCAGCGCCAACCTCTTCGGCGGGCGCAGCGTAACGCTGAAGAACGTGCCCAGCCGTACCGCGCAGGGAATGAAGTTTCCCGGCGCGCCGTACGGGCTGAAGATGGCGTGCGGCGAAAATCCCAAGCGCGTCTACGGGCAACGCGGCGGCCCGGCCACCCGCATGGGCAACGTCGCGGGCTTCCGGAGCGCGTGGATCCGCGCGCAGGACTACAGGCGTCGCATGGACGCGGCTGGCAACGGGGGCGGGAGCTCCGCGAGCGGCGGGAACTCCGGCAGCGGTGGCGGCGGCGGAAGCGCCCCGACGCGCGACCTGGAGCTGGAAACGCTGGCGGGGGTGCTGCGGGGAGAGATCCTGGTGCACAACCACTGCTACCGCGGCGACGAGATGGCGCAGATGATCGACATCGCGCGCGAGTTCGGCTACCGCATCCGCTCCTTCCATCACGGGGTGGAGGCGTACAAGGTGCGCGACCTGATGGCGCGCGACAGCATCAGCGGCTCGCTGTGGGCAGACTGGGGCGGCTTCAAGATGGAGGCGCTGGACTTCACGCGCGCCAACGTCGCCATGCTGCACCAGGCGGGCGGCATCGCCATCGTCCACTCCGACGACCCCACGGGGATCCAGAAGCTGAACCAGGAGGCGGCAAAGGCGCTCGAGGCCGGCCGCGAGATGGGGATCGAGATCAGCGAGAACGACGCGCTGCGCTGGATCACGGCCAACGCCGCGTGGGCGCTCGGCATCCACCAGCAGGTGGGCACGCTGGAGGCGGGAAAGCAGGCCGACGTGGTGATCTGGAGCCACAACCCGTTCAGCGTCTACGCGCGGGCGGACCAGGTGTTCATCGACGGCGCCCTGCTGTACGACCGAATGAACCCCAACCGCCAGCCCCGCACCGACTTCGAGGTTGGGCTCTTCCCCGCGGAGGCCGTACGATGA